One genomic window of Citrobacter sp. Marseille-Q6884 includes the following:
- the infB gene encoding translation initiation factor IF-2: MTDVTVKTLAAEIQTSVDRLVQQFADAGIPKSADDSVSAQEKQTLLAHLNRENGSAPDKLTLQRKTRSTLNIPGTGGKSKSVQIEVRKTRTFVKRDPQEAERLAAEEQAQREAEEQARREAEEAAKREAQQKAEREAAEQAKREAADKAKREAAEKDKVSNQQTDDMTKTAQAEKARRENEAAELKRKAEEEARRKLEEEARRVAEEARRMAEENAGVWAEQEKEKVEDDKSDYHVTTSQHARQAEDENDREVEGGRGRTRSAKAARPAKKGNKHAESKADREEARAAVRGGKGGKQRKGSSLQQGFQKPAQAVNRDVVIGETITVGDLANKMAVKGSQVIKAMMKLGAMATINQVIDQETAQLVAEEMGHKVILRRENELEEALMSDRDMGAAAEPRAPVVTIMGHVDHGKTSLLDYIRSTKVASGEAGGITQHIGAYHVETDNGMITFLDTPGHAAFTSMRARGAQATDIVVLVVAADDGVMPQTIEAIQHAKAAGVPVVVAVNKIDKPEADPDRVKNELSQYGIMPEEWGGESQFVHVSAKAGTGIDELLDAILLQAEVLELKAVRKGMASGAVIESFLDKGRGPVATVLVREGTLNKGDIVLCGFEYGRVRAMRNELGQEVLEAGPSIPVEILGLSGVPAAGDEVTVVRDEKKAREVALYRQGKFREVKLARQQKSKLENMFANMTEGEVHEVNIVLKADVQGSVEAISDSLLKLSTDEVKVKIIGSGVGGITETDATLAAASNAILVGFNVRADASARKVIEAESLDLRYYSVIYHLIDEVKAAMSGMLSPELKQQIIGLAEVRDVFKSPKFGAIAGCMVTEGTIKRHNPIRVLRDNVVIYEGELESLRRFKDDVNEVRNGMECGIGVKNYNDVRVGDMIEVFEIIEIKRTIA; this comes from the coding sequence ATGACAGATGTAACCGTAAAAACGCTGGCTGCAGAGATTCAGACCTCCGTGGATCGCCTGGTTCAGCAATTTGCTGATGCTGGTATCCCGAAGTCTGCTGATGATTCTGTGTCCGCACAAGAGAAACAGACCTTACTGGCGCACCTGAACCGTGAAAACGGATCTGCGCCGGATAAGTTGACATTGCAGCGTAAAACGCGCAGTACTCTCAATATTCCAGGTACCGGTGGAAAAAGCAAATCGGTACAAATCGAAGTCCGCAAGACACGCACCTTTGTAAAACGCGATCCGCAAGAGGCTGAACGCCTGGCCGCGGAAGAGCAGGCGCAGCGTGAAGCGGAAGAGCAAGCCCGTCGTGAAGCAGAAGAAGCTGCTAAACGCGAGGCGCAACAAAAAGCTGAACGTGAGGCCGCAGAACAAGCTAAACGTGAAGCCGCTGATAAAGCGAAACGTGAAGCTGCGGAAAAAGACAAAGTGAGCAATCAACAGACCGACGATATGACTAAAACCGCCCAGGCCGAAAAAGCCCGCCGTGAAAATGAAGCCGCAGAACTGAAGCGTAAAGCGGAAGAAGAAGCGCGTCGTAAGCTTGAAGAAGAAGCGCGCCGTGTGGCTGAAGAAGCCCGTCGTATGGCGGAAGAAAATGCCGGTGTTTGGGCAGAGCAAGAGAAAGAGAAAGTGGAAGATGATAAGAGCGATTATCACGTCACCACTTCTCAGCACGCTCGCCAGGCTGAAGACGAGAACGATCGTGAAGTAGAAGGCGGTCGTGGCCGTACTCGCAGCGCGAAAGCAGCGCGTCCAGCGAAAAAAGGCAACAAACACGCTGAATCTAAAGCTGACCGTGAAGAAGCGCGTGCAGCGGTTCGCGGCGGTAAAGGCGGCAAGCAGCGTAAAGGTTCTTCTCTGCAGCAGGGCTTCCAGAAGCCAGCTCAGGCTGTTAACCGTGACGTTGTGATCGGCGAAACCATCACCGTTGGCGATCTGGCGAACAAGATGGCGGTTAAAGGCTCTCAGGTCATCAAAGCGATGATGAAACTGGGTGCAATGGCCACTATCAACCAGGTCATTGACCAGGAAACCGCACAGCTGGTTGCCGAAGAGATGGGTCACAAAGTTATCCTGCGTCGTGAAAACGAGCTGGAAGAAGCGTTAATGAGCGACCGTGATATGGGCGCTGCTGCTGAACCTCGTGCGCCGGTTGTGACCATCATGGGTCACGTTGACCACGGTAAAACCTCTCTGCTGGACTACATTCGTTCAACGAAAGTGGCCTCTGGCGAAGCGGGCGGCATTACTCAGCACATCGGTGCGTACCACGTTGAAACTGACAACGGTATGATCACCTTCCTGGATACCCCGGGTCACGCCGCGTTTACCTCTATGCGTGCTCGTGGTGCGCAGGCAACGGATATCGTTGTTCTGGTTGTTGCAGCAGACGACGGCGTGATGCCGCAGACCATCGAAGCTATCCAGCACGCGAAAGCGGCAGGTGTGCCGGTGGTAGTTGCAGTCAACAAAATTGATAAGCCAGAAGCGGATCCTGATCGCGTTAAAAATGAACTGTCCCAGTACGGTATCATGCCGGAAGAGTGGGGCGGCGAAAGCCAGTTCGTTCACGTATCAGCGAAAGCCGGTACCGGTATCGACGAACTGCTGGATGCCATCCTGCTGCAGGCCGAAGTTCTGGAACTGAAAGCGGTTCGCAAAGGTATGGCGAGCGGCGCGGTTATCGAATCCTTCCTGGATAAAGGTCGTGGTCCGGTTGCTACCGTTCTGGTTCGTGAAGGTACGCTGAACAAAGGCGATATCGTTCTGTGTGGCTTTGAATATGGCCGCGTTCGTGCAATGCGTAACGAACTGGGTCAGGAAGTACTGGAAGCAGGTCCGTCCATTCCGGTGGAAATCCTGGGTCTGTCCGGTGTTCCGGCTGCCGGTGACGAAGTGACCGTCGTTCGTGACGAGAAGAAAGCGCGTGAAGTTGCACTGTACCGTCAGGGCAAATTCCGTGAAGTTAAACTGGCTCGTCAGCAGAAATCTAAACTCGAGAACATGTTTGCGAACATGACTGAAGGCGAAGTTCACGAAGTGAATATTGTCCTCAAAGCCGACGTTCAGGGTTCTGTGGAAGCGATCTCCGATTCTTTACTGAAACTGTCTACCGACGAAGTAAAAGTGAAGATCATCGGTTCTGGCGTGGGTGGTATCACCGAAACCGACGCAACGCTGGCTGCGGCATCCAACGCGATTCTGGTTGGCTTCAACGTACGTGCTGATGCCTCTGCACGTAAAGTGATTGAAGCTGAAAGCCTGGATCTGCGTTACTACTCCGTCATCTATCATCTGATCGACGAAGTGAAAGCAGCGATGAGCGGCATGCTGTCTCCGGAACTGAAACAGCAGATCATCGGTCTGGCTGAAGTTCGTGATGTGTTCAAATCACCGAAATTTGGTGCGATCGCGGGCTGTATGGTTACCGAAGGTACGATTAAACGTCATAACCCGATCCGCGTACTGCGCGACAACGTGGTTATCTATGAAGGCGAGCTGGAATCCCTGCGCCGCTTCAAAGATGACGTTAACGAAGTTCGTAACGGCATGGAATGTGGTATCGGCGTTAAGAACTACAACGACGTTCGCGTTGGCGATATGATCGAAGTGTTCGAGATTATCGAGATCAAACGTACCATCGCATAA
- the argG gene encoding argininosuccinate synthase produces the protein MTTILKHLPVGQRIGIAFSGGLDTSAALLWMRQKGAVPYAYTANLGQPDEDDYDAIPRRAMEYGAENARLVDCRKQLVAEGIAAIQCGAFHNTTGGLTYFNTTPLGRAVTGTMLVAAMKEDGVNIWGDGSTYKGNDIERFYRYGLLTNAELQIYKPWLDTDFIDELGGRHEMSEFMIACGFDYKMSVEKAYSTDSNMLGATHEAKDLEFLNSSVKIVNPIMGVKFWDESVKIPAEEVTVRFEQGHPVALNGKTFSDDVEMMLEANRIGGRHGLGMSDQIENRIIEAKSRGIYEAPGMALLHIAYERLLTGIHNEDTIEQYHAHGRQLGRLLYQGRWFDSQALMLRDGLQRWVASQITGEVTLELRRGNDYSILNTVSDNLTYKPERLTMEKGDSVFSPDDRIGQLTMRNLDITDTREKLFGYAQSGLLSASSTTGLPQVENLENKAK, from the coding sequence ATGACGACGATTCTCAAGCATCTCCCGGTAGGTCAACGTATTGGTATCGCTTTTTCCGGCGGCCTGGACACCAGTGCTGCACTGCTGTGGATGCGACAAAAAGGGGCTGTCCCATATGCATATACTGCGAATCTGGGCCAGCCGGATGAGGATGACTATGACGCCATTCCTCGCCGCGCAATGGAATATGGTGCTGAGAACGCTCGCCTGGTTGATTGCCGGAAGCAGCTGGTTGCCGAAGGGATCGCAGCGATTCAATGTGGCGCATTCCATAACACCACCGGTGGCCTGACTTATTTCAACACCACTCCGCTGGGCCGTGCGGTTACCGGCACCATGCTGGTTGCTGCAATGAAAGAAGATGGCGTGAATATCTGGGGTGACGGCAGCACCTATAAAGGAAACGATATTGAGCGTTTCTACCGCTATGGTCTGTTGACCAATGCGGAACTGCAGATTTACAAACCGTGGCTGGATACCGATTTTATCGATGAGCTCGGCGGCCGCCATGAGATGTCTGAATTTATGATCGCCTGCGGGTTCGACTACAAAATGTCTGTCGAAAAAGCCTATTCCACCGACTCCAATATGCTCGGTGCCACGCACGAAGCGAAAGATCTCGAGTTCCTCAACTCCAGCGTCAAAATCGTTAACCCGATTATGGGCGTGAAGTTCTGGGATGAAAGCGTGAAGATCCCGGCAGAGGAAGTCACTGTGCGTTTTGAACAGGGTCATCCCGTTGCACTGAACGGTAAGACCTTCAGCGACGATGTTGAGATGATGCTCGAAGCCAACCGCATCGGTGGCCGTCACGGTTTGGGCATGAGCGATCAGATTGAAAACCGTATCATTGAAGCGAAGAGCCGTGGGATCTATGAAGCCCCGGGGATGGCATTGCTGCACATCGCTTACGAGCGTCTGCTGACCGGCATTCATAACGAAGACACCATTGAGCAATATCACGCTCACGGTCGCCAGCTTGGTCGTCTGCTGTATCAGGGTCGTTGGTTCGACTCTCAGGCATTGATGCTGCGTGATGGCCTGCAACGTTGGGTGGCCAGCCAGATCACCGGCGAAGTGACGCTGGAACTGCGTCGCGGTAATGACTACTCGATCCTCAACACCGTGTCTGACAATCTGACTTATAAACCAGAACGTCTGACAATGGAAAAAGGCGACTCCGTATTCTCACCGGACGATCGTATCGGTCAGCTGACCATGCGCAATCTGGATATCACCGATACCCGCGAGAAGCTGTTCGGTTATGCGCAGTCTGGTCTGCTGAGCGCATCTTCCACGACGGGCCTGCCACAGGTTGAGAATCTGGAAAACAAAGCGAAGTAA
- the iadA gene encoding beta-aspartyl-peptidase → MFTLLTNARVFSPEDLGLCSLLVHADRIVAVEKDISCFEGVTEVIDCRGKWVIPGIIDQHVHLTGGGGEAGFASRTPAVKLRDLIQAGITTVVGVLGTDAISRSPKDLYAKMQSLNLEGVRAFMHTGAYAVPSPTITKSIRDDMAFIPAILGVKIALADHRGSYPSFQELLRIVSDIRVASLLAGKKGLLHVHLGNLPEGMSQLVELCDAGIPIHHISPTHVARTEALFEQAIAFAHRGGHIDVTSGGSRFMPQEEAILHALKAQVPADRITISSDGNGSVPRFNAQGIVEGLSAAPVAGNLNLLPRLIDVGIPVSQAIAMVTANVARSLGISGGVLCAGERADICVLNDDLSLAHLFAAGIPLLRDGECLVNGNFE, encoded by the coding sequence ATGTTTACATTACTGACCAATGCCCGTGTCTTTTCCCCTGAGGATTTAGGCCTCTGCTCCCTGCTGGTACATGCCGATCGTATTGTGGCGGTAGAAAAAGATATTTCATGCTTTGAAGGTGTTACAGAAGTCATCGATTGTCGGGGAAAGTGGGTAATCCCTGGCATCATCGATCAGCATGTCCATCTTACCGGTGGTGGCGGTGAGGCCGGTTTTGCCAGCCGCACACCAGCCGTCAAATTACGTGATCTCATTCAGGCAGGTATTACAACGGTTGTCGGCGTGCTGGGTACAGATGCCATCTCTCGCTCCCCCAAAGATCTCTATGCCAAAATGCAATCGCTGAATCTGGAAGGCGTGCGTGCGTTTATGCATACGGGTGCTTATGCCGTACCCAGTCCCACCATCACAAAATCCATCCGCGATGATATGGCATTTATCCCGGCCATTCTCGGCGTCAAAATAGCACTGGCCGATCACCGTGGTTCTTATCCGTCTTTTCAGGAACTGTTGAGGATTGTCAGCGATATCCGCGTGGCCTCTCTGCTGGCGGGTAAAAAAGGGTTGCTGCATGTCCATCTTGGCAATCTGCCAGAAGGCATGTCGCAACTGGTTGAGCTTTGCGATGCAGGGATCCCAATCCACCATATCTCGCCGACCCATGTGGCGAGAACAGAAGCGCTATTCGAGCAAGCCATCGCCTTCGCACACCGGGGCGGCCATATCGATGTGACCTCAGGCGGCAGCCGATTTATGCCTCAGGAAGAAGCCATTCTGCATGCACTGAAAGCACAAGTTCCGGCCGATCGCATTACCATCAGTTCGGATGGTAATGGCAGCGTACCGCGCTTTAACGCACAAGGCATTGTCGAAGGATTAAGCGCGGCGCCAGTGGCCGGTAACCTTAACCTGCTTCCGCGTCTGATCGACGTCGGCATCCCAGTATCACAAGCGATTGCCATGGTGACGGCAAACGTCGCACGGTCTTTGGGGATTTCCGGCGGCGTGCTCTGTGCGGGTGAACGTGCCGATATTTGCGTACTCAATGACGACCTCTCTCTGGCGCATCTGTTTGCCGCGGGCATACCGTTACTGCGTGATGGCGAATGTCTGGTCAACGGCAATTTTGAGTGA
- a CDS encoding LysR family transcriptional regulator, which yields MDCKWLEDFLALSQHGNYSQAAAQRHITQPALSRRIKALEEVLGVPLFDRTTTPVSLTSYGERFEPYARHVLSTLTEAHHELSAMMPATDNTLVMVSLHTLSVNILPDMINYLRQSEPQLSFTVNASIQGIDNHFNALIDRQIDLLVTYDLPSSQPGLEIAGRLKRSLWRYERFIPVISSQLAEKLEDTKAQIPWLCYSDYTFVRRIIDPAEQRVRPRLKKVFESGLSETIREMVLRHMGMAWLPESMVAEELVNHEIIHCWPDNTALICEIPVVVWANVDDQRPVMQRCWDKLLRF from the coding sequence ATGGATTGTAAGTGGTTAGAAGATTTTTTGGCTTTGAGTCAGCATGGGAATTACTCTCAGGCCGCGGCGCAGCGACATATCACGCAACCCGCGTTAAGTCGGCGGATTAAAGCGCTGGAGGAGGTACTGGGCGTCCCGCTGTTCGATCGCACCACAACGCCGGTTTCACTGACTTCCTATGGCGAACGTTTTGAACCCTATGCCCGTCATGTCCTCAGTACATTGACGGAGGCGCATCATGAACTATCTGCAATGATGCCCGCGACAGACAATACGCTGGTAATGGTCAGTCTACATACGTTGTCGGTGAATATCCTGCCTGACATGATCAACTATCTGCGACAAAGTGAACCGCAACTTAGCTTTACGGTAAACGCCAGCATTCAGGGGATTGATAACCACTTTAACGCCTTGATTGACCGGCAGATTGATTTGCTGGTGACGTATGATTTGCCTTCCTCTCAGCCGGGATTGGAGATTGCGGGAAGGCTCAAGCGCTCCTTATGGCGATACGAGCGTTTTATTCCGGTTATTTCTTCACAATTGGCGGAGAAGCTTGAGGATACTAAGGCGCAGATCCCCTGGCTTTGCTATAGCGACTACACCTTTGTCAGGCGTATTATCGACCCTGCAGAGCAACGTGTGCGCCCGCGTCTGAAAAAGGTGTTTGAGAGTGGCTTAAGCGAGACCATTCGGGAAATGGTGTTACGGCATATGGGAATGGCGTGGTTGCCGGAATCAATGGTCGCTGAAGAATTAGTGAATCATGAGATTATCCACTGTTGGCCGGATAATACCGCGCTGATTTGTGAAATCCCCGTTGTTGTTTGGGCGAACGTTGATGATCAACGACCTGTCATGCAGAGGTGCTGGGATAAATTGCTGCGTTTTTGA
- the nusA gene encoding transcription termination factor NusA, giving the protein MNKEILAVVEAVSNEKALPREKIFEALESALATATKKKYEQEIDVRVEIDRKSGDFDTFRRWVIVEEVTQPTKEITLEAARFEDESLNVGEYVEDQIESVTFDRITTQTAKQVIVQKVREAERAMVVDQFREHEGEIVTGVVKKVNRDNISLDLGSNAEAVILREDMLPRENFRPGDRIRGVLYSVRPEARGAQLFVTRSKPEMLIELFRIEVPEIGEEVIEIKAAARDPGSRAKIAVKTNDKRIDPVGACVGMRGARVQAVSTELGGERIDIVLWDDNPAQFVINAMAPADVASIVVDEDKHTMDIAVEAGNLAQAIGRNGQNVRLASQLSGWELNVMTVDDLQAKHQAEAHAAIDTFTKYLDIDEDFATVLVEEGFATLEELAYVPMKELLEIDGLDEQTVEALRERAKNALTTLALAQEESLGDNKPADDLLNLEGLDRDMAFKLAARGVCTLEDLAEQGIDDLADIEGLTDEKAGELIMAARNICWFGDEA; this is encoded by the coding sequence ATGAACAAAGAAATTTTGGCTGTTGTTGAAGCCGTATCCAACGAAAAAGCGCTGCCACGCGAGAAAATTTTTGAAGCGCTGGAAAGTGCGCTGGCTACAGCAACAAAGAAAAAATATGAGCAAGAGATCGACGTTCGTGTAGAAATCGATCGTAAAAGCGGTGATTTCGATACCTTCCGCCGTTGGGTGATTGTGGAAGAAGTCACCCAGCCAACGAAAGAAATTACGCTGGAAGCGGCACGTTTCGAAGACGAAAGTCTGAACGTGGGCGAATATGTTGAAGATCAGATTGAATCTGTGACCTTTGACCGTATCACTACCCAGACCGCAAAACAGGTTATCGTACAGAAAGTACGTGAAGCTGAACGTGCGATGGTTGTTGATCAATTCCGCGAACACGAAGGCGAAATCGTCACCGGTGTGGTGAAGAAAGTAAACCGCGACAACATTTCTCTGGATCTTGGCAGCAATGCTGAAGCCGTCATTCTGCGTGAAGACATGCTGCCGCGTGAAAACTTCCGTCCGGGTGACCGCATTCGTGGCGTACTGTACTCCGTTCGCCCGGAAGCGCGTGGTGCGCAGCTGTTCGTTACGCGTTCCAAACCAGAAATGCTGATTGAACTGTTCCGCATTGAAGTGCCAGAAATTGGCGAAGAAGTGATCGAAATTAAAGCGGCGGCTCGCGATCCGGGTTCTCGTGCGAAAATCGCAGTGAAAACCAACGATAAGCGTATTGATCCCGTCGGTGCGTGTGTGGGTATGCGCGGTGCGCGTGTTCAGGCGGTTTCTACCGAGCTGGGCGGCGAGCGTATCGATATCGTCCTGTGGGATGATAACCCCGCACAATTCGTGATCAATGCAATGGCGCCAGCAGACGTCGCTTCTATCGTGGTGGATGAAGATAAACACACCATGGATATCGCGGTTGAAGCCGGTAACCTGGCTCAGGCGATTGGACGTAACGGTCAGAACGTCCGCCTGGCTTCACAACTGAGCGGTTGGGAACTCAACGTAATGACCGTTGATGACCTGCAGGCTAAGCATCAGGCTGAAGCGCATGCAGCCATTGATACCTTCACCAAATATCTCGATATCGATGAAGATTTCGCGACTGTTCTGGTGGAAGAAGGTTTTGCGACGCTGGAAGAACTGGCCTACGTGCCAATGAAAGAACTGCTGGAAATCGACGGCCTTGATGAACAGACCGTTGAAGCGCTGCGCGAGCGTGCTAAAAACGCACTGACCACTCTGGCACTGGCCCAGGAAGAAAGCCTCGGTGATAACAAGCCGGCTGACGATCTGCTGAATCTGGAAGGATTAGATCGCGATATGGCCTTCAAACTGGCTGCCCGTGGTGTTTGTACGCTGGAAGATCTCGCTGAACAGGGCATTGATGATCTGGCTGATATCGAAGGGTTGACCGACGAAAAAGCCGGTGAGCTGATTATGGCTGCCCGTAATATTTGCTGGTTCGGCGACGAAGCGTAA
- the secG gene encoding preprotein translocase subunit SecG — MHEALLVVFLIVAIGLVGLIMLQQGKGADMGASFGAGASGTLFGSSGSGNFMTRMTAVLGTLFFIISLVLGNMNSNKTNKGSEWENLSAPAKTEQTQPAAPAQPTSDIPR; from the coding sequence ATGCACGAAGCTCTTTTGGTAGTTTTCCTTATTGTGGCAATTGGCCTGGTTGGCTTGATTATGCTGCAGCAAGGTAAAGGCGCTGATATGGGAGCCTCTTTTGGCGCAGGCGCATCTGGTACGCTGTTTGGTTCAAGTGGTTCTGGTAACTTCATGACCCGAATGACAGCTGTATTGGGAACCCTGTTCTTCATTATCAGTCTGGTGCTGGGTAACATGAACAGCAATAAGACCAATAAAGGAAGTGAGTGGGAAAATCTGAGTGCACCGGCGAAAACCGAGCAGACTCAGCCAGCTGCTCCGGCTCAGCCGACCAGCGATATCCCACGCTAA
- the rimP gene encoding ribosome maturation factor RimP, producing the protein MSTLEQKLTEMITAPVEALGYELVGIEFIRGRTSTLRIYIDSEDGINVDDCADVSHQVSAVMDVEDPITVAYNLEVSSPGLDRPLFTAEHYVRFLGEEVTLVLRMAVQNRRKWQGVIKAVDGEMITVTVEGKDEVFALSNIQKANLVPHF; encoded by the coding sequence TTGTCCACATTAGAGCAAAAATTAACAGAGATGATTACAGCGCCAGTTGAAGCCTTGGGGTACGAGCTGGTCGGCATCGAATTTATTCGCGGTCGCACATCCACACTGCGCATCTATATTGATAGTGAAGATGGCATCAATGTTGATGATTGTGCTGATGTGAGCCACCAGGTCAGCGCCGTGATGGATGTCGAAGACCCCATTACCGTTGCTTATAACCTGGAAGTCTCCTCACCGGGTCTCGACCGTCCTCTGTTCACGGCTGAACACTATGTGCGTTTCCTGGGTGAAGAAGTTACGCTGGTTCTTCGTATGGCGGTACAAAACCGTCGTAAATGGCAGGGCGTTATCAAAGCGGTGGATGGTGAGATGATCACTGTCACAGTCGAAGGTAAAGATGAAGTGTTCGCGCTGAGTAATATCCAGAAGGCGAACCTGGTTCCCCACTTTTAA